In one window of Microbacterium dextranolyticum DNA:
- a CDS encoding GNAT family N-acetyltransferase, which produces MTELRLVELSAATIVAVNALSLKPGQEAFIAPTSYAVAGAVVNPATAWQRVVLDGDEVVGFVSANFDTEAEHEHFRSVLWRINVDADDQGRGVGRFAVEKLLDEARERGMDRVDVIYEAGQGGPEAFFARVGFAPVDETEYGEVVAEIRL; this is translated from the coding sequence ATGACCGAGCTGCGCCTGGTGGAACTGTCGGCTGCGACGATCGTCGCGGTGAACGCGCTGTCCCTGAAGCCCGGACAGGAGGCGTTCATCGCCCCGACGAGTTACGCCGTCGCGGGAGCCGTGGTCAATCCGGCCACCGCCTGGCAGCGCGTCGTCCTCGACGGCGACGAGGTGGTCGGCTTCGTCAGCGCGAACTTCGACACCGAGGCGGAGCACGAACACTTCCGCTCCGTGCTGTGGCGCATCAACGTCGACGCCGACGACCAGGGCCGCGGTGTCGGCCGCTTCGCCGTCGAGAAGCTGCTCGACGAGGCGCGCGAGCGCGGCATGGACCGCGTCGACGTCATCTACGAGGCCGGCCAGGGCGGGCCCGAGGCGTTCTTCGCCCGCGTGGGCTTCGCCCCCGTCGACGAGACCGAGTACGGCGAGGTCGTCGCCGAGATCCGCCTCTGA
- a CDS encoding endonuclease domain-containing protein, with product MDIRGWIDAHGGIAHRQQVLDAGASLPQLRRAITDGRVRRVRRYWLATPMAPPDLVAAASATARIACVTAARHRGWWMPPDAPADLHLHLDAGARVPRATQPITLHWRRPIVPVSTFSLVESVVDTLRHVADCLPREQALVLWESAVRTHRIPRDELGRVRWRSTAADELCAMASGLSDSGIETIFVHRLRPWGLEIRQQVRLAGHDVDALIAERLVVQLDGFAFHSSSADRTRDLAHDRALMALGYRVLRFSYAEIVYDWPAVEASITRALAQRFHLAH from the coding sequence GTGGACATTCGGGGGTGGATCGACGCGCACGGCGGCATCGCGCATCGACAGCAGGTGCTGGATGCTGGGGCCTCGCTCCCACAGCTGCGGCGGGCGATCACGGACGGCCGCGTGCGGCGTGTGCGGCGCTACTGGCTCGCGACGCCGATGGCGCCGCCGGATCTGGTGGCCGCGGCGTCCGCCACCGCGCGTATCGCCTGCGTCACGGCGGCACGGCACCGCGGCTGGTGGATGCCACCGGATGCGCCCGCCGATCTCCACCTCCACCTGGATGCCGGAGCGCGGGTCCCTCGCGCCACCCAGCCCATCACCCTGCATTGGCGTCGCCCGATCGTCCCGGTGAGCACCTTCTCGCTCGTCGAGTCCGTGGTCGACACGCTCCGTCATGTCGCCGACTGCCTGCCGAGGGAGCAGGCGCTCGTGCTCTGGGAGTCCGCCGTCCGCACCCACCGGATTCCGCGGGACGAGTTGGGGAGAGTGCGCTGGCGCAGCACCGCGGCGGACGAGCTGTGCGCCATGGCATCCGGTCTCTCGGACTCGGGGATCGAGACGATCTTCGTGCACCGGCTGCGCCCGTGGGGGCTCGAGATCCGACAGCAGGTGCGACTCGCGGGCCACGACGTCGACGCGCTCATCGCCGAGCGCCTCGTGGTGCAGCTCGACGGCTTCGCGTTCCACTCGTCGTCGGCCGATCGCACGCGCGACCTCGCGCACGATCGCGCCCTGATGGCTCTCGGCTACCGCGTGCTGCGGTTCTCGTACGCCGAGATCGTCTACGACTGGCCCGCCGTCGAGGCATCGATCACCCGCGCTCTCGCCCAGCGATTCCACCTCGCGCACTGA
- a CDS encoding ABC transporter ATP-binding protein: MTTATVAGTTGEDRSDYTRDESRAIRRRSLRLLGSLVAPLRWQLVLAGVVLVVSTALRVAGPALIAYGINQALPQVIDHNDWMPTIVIVAVYLAAGVGGAALIGWYAVVAARLTQAVMLDLRKRIFVHTQRLSLEFHESYTSGRIISRQTSDLDSIRELLDGGLNELVSGVLYGGFTLVALLLLDWQSGLVIVAAGIPLFFLMRWFYRHSQRAYRESRVVSAQVIVKFVETMTGIRAVKAFRKEERNDQEFGDLSGQYRDVNMRSLRLFGTFEPGMMVVSAFAVAVVLLWGGIRVGEGSLLVGTLLAAVLYVRNFFAPLQEIAMFLNSYQSATAALEKVSGVLDEEPTVPDPVAPVDLWEARGHVEFRDVVFGYSDERTILPHFSLDIPAGQTIALVGTTGAGKSTLAKLVSRFYDPSAGEVTLDGVDLRALHPKDLRRAIVMVTQEAYLFSGTVADNIALGKPDATLDEIRAAARAVGADAFIQRLPDGYDTDVNKRGGRVSAGQRQLISFARAFLADPAVLILDEATASLDIPSERQIQEALQTLLGGRTAIIIAHRLSTVAIADRVLVMEHGEIIEDDTPDALIAGTGKFAQLHAAWRESLV, from the coding sequence GTGACCACCGCAACCGTCGCCGGTACGACCGGCGAAGACCGCTCCGACTACACGCGGGACGAATCACGTGCCATCCGGCGCCGCTCGCTGCGCCTGCTCGGCTCGCTCGTCGCGCCGCTGCGTTGGCAGTTGGTGCTCGCCGGTGTCGTCCTCGTCGTCTCGACGGCGCTGCGTGTCGCCGGCCCCGCCCTGATCGCGTACGGCATCAACCAGGCGCTCCCGCAGGTGATCGACCACAACGACTGGATGCCCACCATCGTGATCGTCGCGGTCTACCTCGCCGCCGGCGTCGGCGGCGCCGCGCTCATCGGGTGGTACGCCGTCGTGGCCGCACGCCTCACGCAGGCGGTCATGCTCGACCTGCGCAAGCGCATCTTCGTGCACACGCAGCGGCTGAGCCTCGAATTCCACGAGTCGTACACGTCGGGCCGCATCATCTCGCGACAGACGAGCGATCTCGACTCGATCCGCGAGCTCCTCGACGGCGGCCTCAACGAGCTGGTCTCGGGCGTGCTCTACGGCGGGTTCACGCTCGTGGCGCTGCTGCTGCTCGACTGGCAGTCGGGTCTCGTGATCGTCGCCGCGGGCATCCCGCTCTTCTTCCTCATGCGGTGGTTCTACCGCCACTCGCAGCGCGCGTACCGTGAGTCGCGGGTCGTCAGCGCCCAGGTGATCGTCAAGTTCGTCGAGACCATGACGGGCATCCGCGCGGTGAAGGCCTTCCGCAAGGAGGAGCGCAACGACCAGGAGTTCGGAGACCTGTCGGGGCAGTACCGCGACGTGAACATGCGCTCGCTGCGACTGTTCGGCACGTTCGAGCCCGGCATGATGGTCGTCTCGGCATTCGCCGTCGCCGTGGTGCTGCTGTGGGGAGGCATCCGCGTGGGCGAGGGCAGCCTGCTCGTCGGCACGCTGCTGGCGGCCGTGCTGTACGTGCGGAACTTCTTCGCGCCGCTGCAGGAGATCGCGATGTTCCTCAACTCGTACCAGTCGGCGACGGCGGCGCTCGAGAAGGTGTCGGGCGTCCTCGACGAGGAACCGACGGTCCCCGATCCGGTCGCACCGGTCGACCTCTGGGAGGCGCGCGGGCACGTGGAGTTCCGGGACGTCGTGTTCGGCTATTCCGACGAGCGCACGATCCTGCCGCACTTCTCGCTCGACATCCCCGCCGGGCAGACGATCGCCCTCGTCGGCACGACGGGCGCGGGCAAGTCCACGCTCGCGAAGCTGGTCTCGCGCTTCTACGACCCGTCGGCGGGCGAGGTCACGCTCGACGGGGTCGATCTGCGTGCGCTGCACCCGAAAGACCTCCGTCGCGCGATCGTGATGGTCACGCAGGAGGCGTACCTGTTCAGCGGGACGGTGGCCGACAACATCGCGCTCGGCAAGCCCGACGCGACGCTCGACGAGATCCGAGCGGCTGCGCGCGCGGTGGGGGCGGATGCCTTCATCCAGCGCCTGCCCGACGGCTACGACACCGATGTGAACAAGCGCGGCGGGCGTGTGTCGGCGGGCCAGCGCCAGCTGATCTCGTTCGCGCGGGCGTTCCTCGCCGACCCCGCGGTGCTGATCCTCGACGAGGCGACCGCGTCGCTCGACATCCCGTCGGAGCGGCAGATCCAGGAGGCGCTGCAGACGCTGCTCGGCGGTCGCACCGCGATCATCATCGCCCACCGGCTGTCGACCGTCGCGATCGCCGACCGGGTGCTCGTGATGGAGCACGGCGAGATCATCGAGGACGACACCCCCGACGCGCTCATCGCCGGCACCGGCAAGTTCGCCCAGCTGCACGCCGCCTGGCGCGAGTCCCTGGTCTGA
- a CDS encoding ABC transporter ATP-binding protein — protein sequence MTSSTESPSAESLPTVKALARLYPFARPVVTRLVLGAVSALVASLLALSIPLVLEVLVQGPIQGGDRAALAWGAGLILVLGLLEALMVWLRRWFVLSPSTRVEYDMRTSFYERLQRLPVSFHDRWQSGQLLSRMMQDISMLRRWLAFGVVLLVVNILTILVGMVLLFRWHWALGLTFLVVCAPLWYAGYRFEKTYGTLARQSQDQAGDLATSVEESVHGIRVLKAFGRGRHALVKFARQAESLRETELSKARAVGWIWFWLVLLPDIAFALCLGVGIVLTQAGQLQVAELVAFFAMATVLRWPMESIGFLFSFLLDARTATDRIFEVFDERNTITDPAAPVTLGASRGALAFEDVHFRYQDAAETERDLLDGVDLVLEPGETMALVGLTGSGKTTLTTLPARLYDVTAGRVTIDGVDVRDLTLHELRTHVGMAFEDATLFSQTVRENVLLGREDLEPGSAEAERVLREALAVAQAGFVDELPDGVDTVIGEEGLSLSGGQRQRLALARAVAARPTVLVLDDPLSALDVDTEALVEDALREVMADTTTLVIAHRPSTVMLADRVALLHDGRVTAVGRHSDLLRESAQYRHVISSLEDEALRGADRGATTDRPSASTQEVTP from the coding sequence ATGACCTCCTCCACCGAGAGCCCCTCCGCCGAGAGCCTGCCCACCGTGAAGGCCCTCGCTCGGCTGTACCCGTTCGCCCGCCCCGTGGTCACACGGCTCGTCCTCGGCGCCGTGAGCGCGCTCGTGGCGAGCCTGCTCGCCCTGTCCATCCCGCTCGTGCTCGAGGTGCTCGTGCAGGGGCCCATCCAGGGCGGCGACCGCGCCGCGCTGGCCTGGGGTGCGGGCCTCATCCTCGTCCTCGGGCTGCTCGAGGCCCTGATGGTCTGGCTGCGGCGCTGGTTCGTGCTGAGCCCGTCCACCCGCGTCGAATACGACATGCGCACCTCGTTCTACGAGCGCTTGCAGCGCCTCCCCGTCTCCTTCCACGACCGCTGGCAGTCGGGGCAGCTGCTCAGCCGCATGATGCAGGACATCAGCATGCTGCGCCGCTGGCTCGCCTTCGGCGTGGTGCTGCTCGTCGTGAACATCCTCACGATCCTCGTCGGCATGGTGCTGCTGTTCCGCTGGCACTGGGCGCTGGGGCTCACCTTCCTCGTCGTCTGCGCGCCGCTGTGGTACGCCGGTTACCGCTTCGAGAAGACGTACGGAACGCTCGCCCGCCAGAGCCAGGATCAGGCCGGTGACCTCGCCACGAGCGTCGAGGAGTCCGTCCACGGCATCCGCGTGCTCAAGGCCTTCGGTCGCGGCAGGCACGCGCTCGTCAAGTTCGCGCGACAGGCCGAGAGCCTGCGCGAGACCGAGCTGAGCAAGGCGCGCGCGGTCGGCTGGATCTGGTTCTGGCTGGTGCTGTTGCCCGACATCGCCTTCGCGCTGTGTCTGGGTGTCGGCATCGTGCTGACCCAGGCCGGGCAGCTGCAGGTCGCCGAGCTCGTCGCCTTCTTCGCCATGGCCACCGTGCTGCGCTGGCCGATGGAGTCGATCGGCTTCCTCTTCTCGTTCCTGCTCGACGCGCGCACCGCGACCGACCGCATCTTCGAGGTGTTCGACGAACGGAACACGATCACCGACCCCGCCGCCCCGGTCACGCTGGGTGCCTCGCGCGGTGCGCTCGCCTTCGAGGACGTCCACTTCCGCTATCAGGATGCCGCGGAGACCGAACGCGACCTGCTCGACGGCGTCGATCTCGTGCTCGAGCCGGGGGAGACCATGGCCCTCGTCGGGCTCACTGGATCCGGCAAGACGACCCTCACCACCCTCCCGGCGCGGCTGTACGACGTGACGGCGGGCCGAGTCACGATCGACGGCGTCGACGTGCGCGACCTGACTCTGCACGAGCTGCGCACGCACGTGGGCATGGCGTTCGAGGATGCCACGCTGTTCTCGCAGACGGTGCGCGAGAACGTGCTCCTCGGTCGCGAGGACCTTGAACCCGGCAGCGCCGAGGCGGAGCGCGTGCTGCGCGAGGCGCTCGCCGTGGCGCAGGCGGGATTCGTCGACGAGCTGCCCGACGGGGTCGACACCGTGATCGGCGAGGAGGGGCTGTCGCTGTCGGGCGGTCAGCGTCAGCGGCTCGCGCTCGCGCGCGCCGTCGCCGCCCGTCCGACCGTCCTGGTCCTCGACGACCCGCTGTCGGCCCTCGACGTCGACACCGAGGCCCTCGTCGAAGACGCGCTGCGCGAGGTCATGGCCGACACCACGACCCTCGTCATCGCCCACCGGCCCTCGACGGTCATGCTCGCCGATCGTGTGGCGCTGCTCCACGACGGGCGCGTGACCGCGGTCGGGCGGCACAGCGACCTCCTGCGCGAGAGCGCGCAGTACCGGCACGTGATCTCGAGCCTCGAGGATGAAGCCCTCCGGGGTGCCGACCGTGGCGCGACGACCGACAGACCGTCCGCATCGACTCAGGAGGTGACCCCGTGA
- a CDS encoding methylated-DNA--[protein]-cysteine S-methyltransferase, translating to MTARIQTIDTPDGPFTLLADEQGRVLASGWTADHAAIVARLRTAPSRVREVETDAIASVVAYYAGDLAAIDDVAVAQDGTAWQLAGWAALRRIEPGRPLTYAQFAAALGSPSAVRAAASICARNAPALFVPCHRVLRTGGGLGGFAWGIDVKRSLLDREAGGASPA from the coding sequence ATGACCGCCCGCATCCAGACGATCGACACCCCCGACGGTCCCTTCACCCTCCTCGCCGATGAGCAGGGCCGGGTGCTCGCGAGCGGCTGGACGGCCGACCATGCGGCGATCGTCGCGCGTCTGCGGACGGCCCCGTCGCGGGTGCGCGAGGTCGAGACGGATGCCATTGCATCCGTCGTCGCCTACTACGCCGGTGACCTCGCGGCGATCGACGACGTCGCCGTCGCGCAGGACGGTACGGCCTGGCAGCTCGCCGGCTGGGCGGCGCTGCGCCGGATCGAGCCCGGGCGCCCCCTGACCTATGCGCAGTTCGCCGCGGCGCTCGGGAGCCCGAGCGCGGTGCGCGCCGCCGCATCGATCTGCGCGCGCAACGCCCCTGCCCTGTTCGTGCCGTGCCACCGGGTGCTGCGCACCGGCGGAGGCCTCGGCGGATTCGCCTGGGGGATTGACGTGAAGCGGTCGCTGCTGGATCGCGAGGCGGGCGGTGCGAGCCCGGCGTGA
- the purH gene encoding bifunctional phosphoribosylaminoimidazolecarboxamide formyltransferase/IMP cyclohydrolase produces the protein MAGPTIDPALYRDRDVVPIRRALVSVSDKTDLLPLGQALAAAGVEIVSTGGSAALLREAGLEVKDVAEITGFPESLGGRVKTLHPGVHAGLLADLRLEDHENQLGELGILPFELVVVNLYPFVETVASGATGNAVVEQIDIGGPAMVRASAKNFANVAIVVSPESYPAIIDSLGDGGTSLAQRRELAARAFAHTAAYDRAVATWFAEETLEGEGDLPQHLTIKAERLETLRYGENSHQRAAIYSRVGGHGIAQATQLQGKEMSYNNYVDADAALRAAFDMVKPAVAIIKHANPCGIAIAAPQALDPIASAHLRAHECDPVSAFGGVIAANRTVTLKMAENLRDIFTEVIVAPDFEPEALEVFRLKKNLRVLRLPADWRQEPMDVRLVSGGLLLQDADRFPAEIESLVDGWQLVTGEMPDDSEKSNLAFAWKACRAVKSNAIVLAQGSATVGIGMGQVNRVDSCRLAVERAGDRAAGSVAASDAFFPFADGPQVLIDAGIRTIVQPGGSVRDQEVIDAAQAAGVTMFFTGERHFFH, from the coding sequence ATGGCCGGCCCGACCATCGACCCCGCCCTCTACCGCGACCGCGATGTCGTCCCGATCCGCCGCGCGCTCGTCTCGGTGAGCGACAAGACCGACCTTCTGCCGCTCGGGCAGGCGCTCGCCGCGGCCGGCGTCGAGATCGTCTCCACCGGGGGGTCGGCGGCGCTGCTGCGCGAGGCCGGTCTCGAGGTCAAGGACGTCGCCGAGATCACCGGGTTCCCCGAGTCGCTGGGCGGTCGTGTGAAGACCCTGCACCCCGGGGTCCACGCCGGTCTGCTCGCCGACCTGCGCCTCGAAGACCACGAGAACCAGCTGGGGGAGCTCGGCATCCTGCCCTTCGAGCTCGTCGTCGTGAACCTCTACCCGTTCGTCGAGACGGTCGCTTCCGGCGCCACCGGTAACGCCGTCGTCGAGCAGATCGACATCGGCGGCCCGGCGATGGTGCGGGCATCCGCGAAGAACTTCGCGAACGTCGCGATCGTCGTTTCGCCCGAGTCCTACCCCGCGATCATCGACTCGCTCGGCGACGGCGGCACCTCGCTCGCCCAGCGCCGCGAGCTCGCGGCGCGCGCCTTCGCCCACACGGCCGCCTACGACCGTGCCGTCGCGACCTGGTTCGCCGAAGAGACGCTCGAGGGCGAGGGTGACCTGCCGCAGCACCTCACGATCAAGGCCGAGCGGCTCGAGACGCTGCGCTACGGCGAGAACTCGCACCAGCGCGCGGCGATCTACTCGCGCGTCGGCGGTCACGGCATCGCGCAGGCGACCCAGCTGCAGGGCAAGGAGATGAGCTACAACAACTACGTCGACGCCGACGCCGCCCTCCGCGCCGCGTTCGACATGGTCAAGCCCGCCGTCGCCATCATCAAGCACGCGAACCCCTGCGGCATCGCGATCGCCGCACCCCAGGCGCTCGATCCGATCGCCTCGGCGCATCTGCGTGCGCACGAGTGCGACCCCGTCTCGGCGTTCGGCGGCGTGATCGCGGCCAACCGCACGGTGACGCTCAAGATGGCCGAGAACCTGCGCGACATCTTCACCGAGGTCATCGTCGCCCCCGACTTCGAGCCCGAGGCCCTCGAGGTCTTCCGCCTCAAGAAGAACCTGCGCGTGCTGCGGCTGCCCGCCGACTGGCGGCAGGAGCCGATGGACGTGCGCCTGGTGTCGGGTGGGCTGCTGCTGCAGGACGCCGACCGCTTCCCGGCCGAGATCGAGTCGCTCGTCGACGGCTGGCAGCTCGTCACGGGCGAGATGCCCGACGACAGCGAGAAGAGCAACCTCGCCTTCGCCTGGAAGGCGTGCCGCGCCGTGAAGTCGAACGCGATCGTCCTTGCGCAGGGGTCGGCGACGGTCGGCATCGGCATGGGCCAGGTCAACCGCGTCGACTCGTGCCGCCTGGCGGTCGAGCGGGCGGGCGACCGTGCCGCGGGTTCGGTCGCGGCATCCGACGCGTTCTTCCCGTTCGCCGACGGGCCGCAGGTGCTCATCGATGCCGGCATCCGCACGATCGTGCAGCCCGGCGGTTCGGTGCGCGACCAGGAGGTCATCGACGCGGCGCAGGCCGCCGGCGTGACCATGTTCTTCACCGGCGAGCGCCACTTCTTCCACTGA
- the purN gene encoding phosphoribosylglycinamide formyltransferase yields the protein MLTVAVLISGTGSNLRALLDAAADPGFPARVVVVGADREADGFAHAEHFGVPTVLVPFREFETREQWGAELRAQIDVWTPDLVVLSGLMRLLPADLVDAWAPALINTHPAYLPEFPGAHGVRDALAAGVTETGASVIIVDSGVDSGPILAQERVPVLPGDTEHSLHERIKPVERRLLIEVVRAVATGEIDLARASSDAVASDPSSS from the coding sequence GTGCTCACGGTCGCCGTCCTCATCTCGGGCACGGGCTCCAATCTGCGTGCCCTGCTCGACGCCGCCGCCGACCCCGGATTCCCGGCGCGCGTCGTCGTCGTCGGCGCCGATCGTGAAGCCGACGGCTTCGCGCATGCCGAGCACTTCGGCGTGCCGACGGTGCTGGTGCCGTTCCGCGAGTTCGAGACCCGCGAGCAGTGGGGGGCCGAGCTGCGTGCACAGATCGACGTCTGGACTCCCGACCTCGTCGTGCTGAGCGGGCTGATGCGACTTCTGCCCGCCGACCTCGTCGACGCGTGGGCGCCCGCCCTCATCAACACGCACCCCGCCTACCTGCCCGAGTTCCCCGGAGCGCACGGCGTGCGTGACGCGCTCGCCGCCGGGGTGACCGAGACCGGGGCCAGCGTGATCATCGTCGACAGCGGGGTCGACTCGGGCCCGATCCTCGCCCAGGAGCGCGTGCCCGTGCTGCCCGGCGACACCGAGCACTCCCTGCACGAGCGCATCAAGCCCGTCGAGCGGCGCCTGCTCATCGAGGTCGTGCGCGCCGTCGCGACGGGCGAGATCGATCTCGCCCGCGCGTCATCGGATGCCGTGGCATCCGACCCCTCTTCGTCCTGA
- a CDS encoding cell division protein PerM — MNRLLVALLAAVDALVAAVVGVAAALAPLAVLWVLALGGTADWGALWPASVRVWQLGQLVPVQIALPVDYLNTVGIPVDAGTFWLSLAPLAFAGFTAVSAWRCGSRAARAGAWPIGVAAGALVTFVVAWVLWRTSANPVAAVFGWQALAFPTLVFTVPALLGALVAAWRHGDDGLVDALRDRIDPLREGVIAAAARGIGIAVAGFVGVGALLVAVAAVLRGGDVIALFEAAHVDATGASIVAVGQLAYLPTLVIWGGAFVAGPGFAFGAGTAVSPAGTQLGVVPGIPALAVIPPSTTPWLLLLTLLVIAIGFVAGAGARTSLGGTTAAASGGARAAVLGLIVVGGAAGAAILAALASGSAGPGRLSDVGPAAGPVALAVGVELLIGAAIALFSPVRGMDAAASPNPAQHVASGRQVPSAAGERPLVSAPATPPID; from the coding sequence ATGAATCGCCTACTCGTCGCCCTCCTGGCCGCTGTCGACGCCCTCGTCGCGGCGGTGGTCGGCGTCGCCGCGGCACTCGCTCCCCTCGCCGTGCTCTGGGTGCTCGCCCTCGGCGGCACCGCCGACTGGGGTGCGCTGTGGCCGGCATCCGTGCGAGTCTGGCAGCTCGGCCAGCTCGTTCCCGTGCAGATCGCCCTCCCGGTCGATTACCTGAACACGGTGGGGATCCCGGTGGACGCCGGCACGTTCTGGCTCTCGCTCGCGCCGCTCGCCTTCGCCGGGTTCACCGCCGTCTCGGCCTGGCGCTGCGGTTCTCGCGCCGCGCGTGCGGGGGCGTGGCCCATCGGGGTCGCCGCCGGCGCGCTGGTCACCTTCGTGGTCGCGTGGGTGCTGTGGCGCACTTCGGCGAACCCCGTCGCCGCGGTCTTCGGGTGGCAGGCACTCGCTTTTCCGACGCTCGTCTTCACCGTTCCTGCGCTGCTGGGCGCGCTGGTCGCGGCATGGCGACACGGCGACGACGGCCTCGTCGACGCCCTGCGCGATCGGATCGATCCGCTCCGGGAGGGCGTGATCGCCGCCGCCGCGAGGGGCATCGGCATCGCGGTCGCGGGCTTCGTCGGCGTCGGCGCGCTCCTGGTCGCGGTCGCCGCGGTGCTGCGCGGCGGAGACGTGATCGCGCTGTTCGAAGCGGCGCACGTGGATGCCACCGGTGCGAGCATCGTCGCCGTCGGACAGCTCGCCTATCTTCCGACCCTCGTCATCTGGGGCGGCGCGTTCGTGGCGGGGCCGGGTTTCGCGTTCGGCGCCGGCACCGCGGTCTCGCCCGCCGGCACGCAGCTCGGAGTCGTCCCCGGCATCCCCGCGCTGGCGGTGATCCCGCCGTCCACGACGCCGTGGCTGCTTCTCCTCACGCTCCTCGTCATCGCGATCGGGTTCGTCGCGGGAGCGGGCGCCCGCACGTCGCTCGGCGGGACGACGGCTGCGGCGAGCGGCGGGGCACGTGCCGCCGTGCTGGGCCTGATCGTCGTCGGCGGAGCCGCGGGTGCGGCGATCCTCGCCGCGCTCGCCTCCGGGTCCGCGGGCCCGGGTCGCCTTTCCGACGTGGGTCCCGCCGCCGGCCCGGTCGCCCTCGCCGTCGGGGTGGAGCTGCTCATCGGCGCCGCCATCGCCCTGTTCTCGCCGGTGCGAGGGATGGATGCCGCTGCATCGCCGAATCCGGCGCAGCACGTGGCATCCGGTCGACAGGTTCCGTCGGCTGCGGGGGAGCGCCCGCTCGTGAGCGCTCCCGCGACCCCGCCGATAGACTGA
- a CDS encoding NCS2 family permease: MSSSRPSTQATPATGPAGSIDRFFDISKRGSTIGTEVRGGLVTFVTMAYIVILNPIILSGKADIAGNELAFSAVGAATALTAGVMTILFGLVTRLPFAFAAGLGINAFLAFSVIHEVTWPEAMALVMINGVIIVLLAATGLRKMIFDAVPVQLKLAITVAIGLFIAFIGFVNSGFVTATGSNSPPVGLGIGGSVASIPTLMFVLTLLATGVLVARKVKGGMLIGLVGGTVVSVIVEAIWHLGSATDHPGGWGLTIPALSGSPVSIPDLSLLGAVDFGFDVGKVGIVALIMLVFTLVFSNFFDAMGTMTGLAKEAELADAKGDFPRIKSALVVEGVGAIVGGSTSSSSATVFIESGAGIGEGARTGLANVVTGLVFLLAMFFTPLTSIVPTEVAAAALVIVGAMMMAQVKHIDLTDFSVLLPVFLTVSVMPMTYSIANGIGAGFISWVVVQAFSGTAKKISPLLWVVAIGFVIYFARGPIEQLLGG, from the coding sequence ATGTCATCGTCACGCCCGTCCACACAGGCCACCCCCGCAACCGGTCCCGCCGGATCGATCGATCGCTTCTTCGACATCTCGAAGCGCGGGTCCACGATCGGGACGGAGGTGCGCGGCGGCCTCGTGACCTTCGTCACGATGGCGTACATCGTCATCCTGAACCCGATCATCCTGTCGGGCAAGGCGGACATCGCCGGCAACGAGCTGGCCTTCTCCGCCGTCGGCGCAGCGACCGCGCTCACCGCCGGCGTCATGACGATCCTCTTCGGCCTCGTCACCCGCCTGCCCTTCGCGTTCGCCGCGGGCCTCGGCATCAACGCGTTCCTCGCGTTCAGCGTCATCCACGAGGTCACCTGGCCCGAGGCCATGGCGCTCGTCATGATCAACGGCGTCATCATCGTGCTGCTGGCCGCGACCGGTCTGCGCAAGATGATCTTCGATGCGGTCCCGGTGCAGCTGAAGCTCGCGATCACCGTCGCGATCGGCCTGTTCATCGCCTTCATCGGTTTCGTCAACTCGGGCTTCGTCACCGCGACGGGATCCAACTCCCCGCCCGTGGGACTCGGCATCGGCGGATCGGTCGCCTCGATCCCGACGCTCATGTTCGTGCTGACCCTCCTCGCGACGGGTGTCCTGGTGGCGCGCAAGGTCAAGGGCGGCATGCTCATCGGCCTCGTCGGCGGAACGGTCGTCTCGGTCATCGTCGAGGCCATCTGGCACCTCGGTTCGGCCACCGATCACCCGGGCGGCTGGGGCCTCACCATCCCGGCACTCTCGGGATCGCCCGTCAGCATCCCGGACCTCAGCCTGCTGGGCGCAGTGGACTTCGGGTTCGACGTCGGCAAGGTCGGCATCGTCGCCCTGATCATGCTCGTCTTCACCCTCGTCTTCTCGAACTTCTTCGATGCCATGGGCACGATGACCGGTCTCGCCAAAGAGGCCGAGCTCGCCGATGCGAAGGGCGACTTCCCGCGGATCAAGTCCGCGCTCGTGGTCGAGGGTGTCGGCGCGATCGTGGGAGGCTCGACCTCGTCCTCGTCGGCCACCGTGTTCATCGAGTCCGGCGCCGGCATCGGCGAGGGTGCGCGCACGGGGCTCGCGAACGTCGTGACGGGCCTCGTGTTCCTGCTCGCGATGTTCTTCACCCCGCTCACCTCGATCGTGCCCACCGAGGTCGCCGCCGCGGCGCTCGTGATCGTCGGCGCCATGATGATGGCCCAGGTCAAGCACATCGACCTCACGGACTTCAGCGTGCTGCTGCCGGTCTTCCTCACGGTGTCGGTCATGCCGATGACCTACTCGATCGCCAACGGCATCGGCGCGGGCTTCATCAGCTGGGTCGTCGTGCAGGCGTTCTCGGGCACGGCGAAGAAGATCAGCCCGCTTCTGTGGGTCGTCGCCATCGGCTTCGTGATCTACTTCGCCCGCGGCCCGATCGAGCAGCTCCTCGGCGGCTGA